A region from the Dysidea avara chromosome 15, odDysAvar1.4, whole genome shotgun sequence genome encodes:
- the LOC136246085 gene encoding uncharacterized protein isoform X6 — MAPHSSTNRTPPGNSVQWRNEQSSTIQRSHSNYESVPRTPQMAIPYDHNRHTHSSGSSTVNRSSTVTPIRSAVSQSNAVTPSRRCRSTPHSTPRSMSSELMFPTFGQHSSSNVQLDSDDTLTSATSSYRLDAGDIPGLLDDDQSA, encoded by the exons ATGGCTCCTCATAGCTCTACTAACAG AACACCACCTGGTAATAGTGTGCAATGGAG GAATGAACAGAGCAGCACCATTCAGCG GAGCCATAGTAACTATGAGTCAGTACCCAG AACACCTCAGATGGCAATTCCATATGACCACAATAGGCATACACACAGTTCAGG GAGTAGTACAGTTAATCGAAGTAGTACAGTAACACCAATTCG GAGTGCTGTTAGTCAGAGTAATGCAGTAACTCCCAGCCG CAGATGTCGTTCAACACCTCATTCGACGCCTCGTTCTATGTCTTC GGAATTGATGTTTCCAACATTCGGACAACATTCTTCAAG CAATGTTCAGCTGGACAGTGATGATACCCTTACAAGTGCTACTAGTTCTTACAG GTTGGATGCAGGTGACATTCCAGGTTTGCTTGACGATGATCAAAGCGCATAG
- the LOC136246085 gene encoding uncharacterized protein isoform X2 has protein sequence MAPHSSTNRTPPGNSVQWRNEQSSTIQRSQYTREEQHRSHSNYESVPRTPQMAIPYDHNRHTHSSGSSTVNRSSTVTPIRSAVSQSNAVTPSRRCRSTPHSTPRSMSSELMFPTFGQHSSSNVQLDSDDTLTSATSSYRLDAGDIPGLLDDDQSA, from the exons ATGGCTCCTCATAGCTCTACTAACAG AACACCACCTGGTAATAGTGTGCAATGGAG GAATGAACAGAGCAGCACCATTCAGCG GAGTCAGTATACTAGAGAAGAGCAGCACAG GAGCCATAGTAACTATGAGTCAGTACCCAG AACACCTCAGATGGCAATTCCATATGACCACAATAGGCATACACACAGTTCAGG GAGTAGTACAGTTAATCGAAGTAGTACAGTAACACCAATTCG GAGTGCTGTTAGTCAGAGTAATGCAGTAACTCCCAGCCG CAGATGTCGTTCAACACCTCATTCGACGCCTCGTTCTATGTCTTC GGAATTGATGTTTCCAACATTCGGACAACATTCTTCAAG CAATGTTCAGCTGGACAGTGATGATACCCTTACAAGTGCTACTAGTTCTTACAG GTTGGATGCAGGTGACATTCCAGGTTTGCTTGACGATGATCAAAGCGCATAG
- the LOC136246085 gene encoding uncharacterized protein isoform X1, whose product MAPHSSTNRTPPGNSVQWRNEQSSTIQRSQYTREEQHRSHSNYESVPRTPQMAIPYDHNRHTHSSGRSSTVNRSSTVTPIRSAVSQSNAVTPSRRCRSTPHSTPRSMSSELMFPTFGQHSSSNVQLDSDDTLTSATSSYRLDAGDIPGLLDDDQSA is encoded by the exons ATGGCTCCTCATAGCTCTACTAACAG AACACCACCTGGTAATAGTGTGCAATGGAG GAATGAACAGAGCAGCACCATTCAGCG GAGTCAGTATACTAGAGAAGAGCAGCACAG GAGCCATAGTAACTATGAGTCAGTACCCAG AACACCTCAGATGGCAATTCCATATGACCACAATAGGCATACACACAGTTCAGG TAGGAGTAGTACAGTTAATCGAAGTAGTACAGTAACACCAATTCG GAGTGCTGTTAGTCAGAGTAATGCAGTAACTCCCAGCCG CAGATGTCGTTCAACACCTCATTCGACGCCTCGTTCTATGTCTTC GGAATTGATGTTTCCAACATTCGGACAACATTCTTCAAG CAATGTTCAGCTGGACAGTGATGATACCCTTACAAGTGCTACTAGTTCTTACAG GTTGGATGCAGGTGACATTCCAGGTTTGCTTGACGATGATCAAAGCGCATAG
- the LOC136246085 gene encoding uncharacterized protein isoform X4, producing MAPHSSTNRTPPGNSVQWRNEQSSTIQRSQYTREEQHRSHSNYESVPRTPQMAIPYDHNRHTHSSGSSTVNRSSTVTPIRSAVSQSNAVTPSRCRSTPHSTPRSMSSELMFPTFGQHSSSNVQLDSDDTLTSATSSYRLDAGDIPGLLDDDQSA from the exons ATGGCTCCTCATAGCTCTACTAACAG AACACCACCTGGTAATAGTGTGCAATGGAG GAATGAACAGAGCAGCACCATTCAGCG GAGTCAGTATACTAGAGAAGAGCAGCACAG GAGCCATAGTAACTATGAGTCAGTACCCAG AACACCTCAGATGGCAATTCCATATGACCACAATAGGCATACACACAGTTCAGG GAGTAGTACAGTTAATCGAAGTAGTACAGTAACACCAATTCG GAGTGCTGTTAGTCAGAGTAATGCAGTAACTCCCAGCCG ATGTCGTTCAACACCTCATTCGACGCCTCGTTCTATGTCTTC GGAATTGATGTTTCCAACATTCGGACAACATTCTTCAAG CAATGTTCAGCTGGACAGTGATGATACCCTTACAAGTGCTACTAGTTCTTACAG GTTGGATGCAGGTGACATTCCAGGTTTGCTTGACGATGATCAAAGCGCATAG
- the LOC136246085 gene encoding uncharacterized protein isoform X3 has translation MAPHSSTNRTPPGNSVQWRNEQSSTIQRSQYTREEQHRSHSNYESVPRTPQMAIPYDHNRHTHSSGRSSTVNRSSTVTPIRSAVSQSNAVTPSRCRSTPHSTPRSMSSELMFPTFGQHSSSNVQLDSDDTLTSATSSYRLDAGDIPGLLDDDQSA, from the exons ATGGCTCCTCATAGCTCTACTAACAG AACACCACCTGGTAATAGTGTGCAATGGAG GAATGAACAGAGCAGCACCATTCAGCG GAGTCAGTATACTAGAGAAGAGCAGCACAG GAGCCATAGTAACTATGAGTCAGTACCCAG AACACCTCAGATGGCAATTCCATATGACCACAATAGGCATACACACAGTTCAGG TAGGAGTAGTACAGTTAATCGAAGTAGTACAGTAACACCAATTCG GAGTGCTGTTAGTCAGAGTAATGCAGTAACTCCCAGCCG ATGTCGTTCAACACCTCATTCGACGCCTCGTTCTATGTCTTC GGAATTGATGTTTCCAACATTCGGACAACATTCTTCAAG CAATGTTCAGCTGGACAGTGATGATACCCTTACAAGTGCTACTAGTTCTTACAG GTTGGATGCAGGTGACATTCCAGGTTTGCTTGACGATGATCAAAGCGCATAG
- the LOC136246085 gene encoding uncharacterized protein isoform X5 has product MAPHSSTNRTPPGNSVQWRNEQSSTIQRSHSNYESVPRTPQMAIPYDHNRHTHSSGRSSTVNRSSTVTPIRSAVSQSNAVTPSRRCRSTPHSTPRSMSSELMFPTFGQHSSSNVQLDSDDTLTSATSSYRLDAGDIPGLLDDDQSA; this is encoded by the exons ATGGCTCCTCATAGCTCTACTAACAG AACACCACCTGGTAATAGTGTGCAATGGAG GAATGAACAGAGCAGCACCATTCAGCG GAGCCATAGTAACTATGAGTCAGTACCCAG AACACCTCAGATGGCAATTCCATATGACCACAATAGGCATACACACAGTTCAGG TAGGAGTAGTACAGTTAATCGAAGTAGTACAGTAACACCAATTCG GAGTGCTGTTAGTCAGAGTAATGCAGTAACTCCCAGCCG CAGATGTCGTTCAACACCTCATTCGACGCCTCGTTCTATGTCTTC GGAATTGATGTTTCCAACATTCGGACAACATTCTTCAAG CAATGTTCAGCTGGACAGTGATGATACCCTTACAAGTGCTACTAGTTCTTACAG GTTGGATGCAGGTGACATTCCAGGTTTGCTTGACGATGATCAAAGCGCATAG
- the LOC136246085 gene encoding uncharacterized protein isoform X7, whose amino-acid sequence MLCTDSYVSCRSHSNYESVPRTPQMAIPYDHNRHTHSSGRSSTVNRSSTVTPIRSAVSQSNAVTPSRRCRSTPHSTPRSMSSELMFPTFGQHSSSNVQLDSDDTLTSATSSYRLDAGDIPGLLDDDQSA is encoded by the exons ATGCTTTGTACTGATTCTTATGTTTCCTGTAGGAGCCATAGTAACTATGAGTCAGTACCCAG AACACCTCAGATGGCAATTCCATATGACCACAATAGGCATACACACAGTTCAGG TAGGAGTAGTACAGTTAATCGAAGTAGTACAGTAACACCAATTCG GAGTGCTGTTAGTCAGAGTAATGCAGTAACTCCCAGCCG CAGATGTCGTTCAACACCTCATTCGACGCCTCGTTCTATGTCTTC GGAATTGATGTTTCCAACATTCGGACAACATTCTTCAAG CAATGTTCAGCTGGACAGTGATGATACCCTTACAAGTGCTACTAGTTCTTACAG GTTGGATGCAGGTGACATTCCAGGTTTGCTTGACGATGATCAAAGCGCATAG